Within Rhododendron vialii isolate Sample 1 chromosome 12a, ASM3025357v1, the genomic segment TTAGCCCGCTCCGCCTCATCCCAAGCCGCCGCCCTTATTTCCAGTGCACTATTACCCTTTTCAACCTGTTCAGAATTCTTCGCCGGACTACCTCTAAATTCATCAAACGtgctgccgccgccaccacttcCTCTGCCACCCTCGCCTCTGCCCTCGGCTGCGGCCACCCCATTCCCCCGCGAACTCTCAACCACTCTCTCCAGAGTCCTGACCGGGGTCGACGACTCCGAAGAACTAGGACTCCTATTCGGGCTCATGATCCGAATAGGAGTGCCATTCCTGGAAGGCTCTTGACTAGCAATGGGAGTCATCTCAGTCCCCATGTCTCTCACACAAATAGACCTAACCACGGCCGCGTTCGGGTTCCGTTTATTGACCCTCCAAACGGGTTCTTCGCAATCCACGTTCTTCGTCTCCCCTTCGAATTGCATTCCGTTTACATCTTCGCCGCCGCTAGAATAGTCATCGTTTTTCGGAACCGGGGCTATTAGCCTCCTGTCGTCGGCGTTCGAATCCCTCGGCCTTTCGGACTTGGGTTCGGGTCCTCTTGATAGATTCACCAGCCATTTTTGCGCGTCGTCCCATTTGGACGGCGCTGGCTTTCCGAAACCTCGATTTGGTGTGTTTCCTTTGTGAAACTCGAACTTGCCTGAATTCTCTTGTACTGGAGCAATGTTTAAGCACCCCTTATCCTCTATGGatctcatcctctctctctctctctctctctaagttcgTAGATTCCAGtcagagggaaaaaaaaccagATCTCTCAATCAAATTGAACACTTCCAGATCTGGGACAAGGAAAGCTACCAATATCGCTGATTTATCCACATTCCTCAAACGCTTTCTGCTGTTATGTGCAAcaaaagtttattttctgaCTAGTGAAGAGAACTAGCAATTGAAGGCCAGAAAATGAGACAATGAGATTATGAGATATCACTGAATCAAGATTTGTTTCTCATTTGTGGAAATGGAATGATATGAATTTCATGTATCTAAACGACTGGAGAAAAgctgtgctctctctctctctctctctctctctctctctctctctctctctctctctctctctctctctctctctctctctcctgtagGAAAACAGACTATGCAAATAACCAAAATGGAGAACTGTGAATATTACAAGGGGATTAAACTTCTCTATGCATATATACTTAGAGTTTGTACGTACTTGAAAAGCTGAACAGAAAATCCATGTGGAGCTCATAAATTTGCATACCCATTACCCACAACGTAAGctggaaggagagagagaggtcattGTCACAAGTAAACTAACAACACCACAAGCTGCAACCTGCAGATTTCTGTTTTTCTCTTGGTTTTTGAAGAAgacgaagaggaggaggaggaggagcaagTGTGCAGGGGTTATAAAACCTTAACCACCaggttctcttttttttattgggtgattGGCTAATGATCAAGATCAGATCCAGTGAACattaaaatagttttaaaactatTGTCTCATAAGAAAAATCTCAATGTCCCTGCAGCACTGCCACGTGGTGTTCTAGGCCTCTTCTCAACCACAGATTTCTGTGAGGCCAAAGACCTGTGAAGACCCCACAACAATGTGCGATGAAGAGAGACTTAGAGTTCCGTCTGCATTGTATAATCTCTCCTCATAATGGGACTCTCACATATCTGGCATTTGCAGATTGAATAAAACTAGGGTGAGGTAAACTCAACGGGTTGACCaatggaaaagaatgagattAATGAGCTTGCATCCTTTAGCTCTCGGGTTCAAAATGTTCTCGATGTCATCAACTATCGTGGGATCAGTTCTTACAAAATTTTGTGCTGGCAATAATTAAGCCCTCATTAATAGACTGTGGGATCAATAACCTAGAGATTAGAACTGATGTGTACGTAAATTGATCCGAATACTTGAATGATAAGAAAAAGTTAAATGTTAATGTTAATGTAGTGATCGATCTAATTGACATTTGGATTTATCAATTTCTCATTATGCACTAATCGCATCATCTAATGTACTCTCTAAACTAACTGAATTTCACATATTTCTAGACAAATTATTCTCATCACATGCATTAAATAAAATACCATTTCACAAAAAACAACTTGACCATTGCTATTTCCATGAAGATTGTTAGATTATCAtctaaaacaaaaaagttaaaatttatgGCCTCTTTCTCTTACCTGACTCTTGATGTTATTAgaccaaaggcctcttggcatGTACCAAACCCTATTGCTGACATAGGTAATGGTATATACAAATCATCAATTAATTGTTACAAATCAACCCGACTACGGCCACCGATCATCACGTGAGGCCCACTTCGGGTCGTATTGggcctaacttttttttttccaatattatATACATTAATGGGAGattagcaaaaaattaaatgtgTTAACAATCAAAAAAGGTTCGATGTCTCTCAATAGACTCGAACACAAACATCCCTTTCACAAAGGCTACAATCAAACGGGCTGACAGCCACGTCTTACATCAGACAAGTTCCCTTTCACAAATATATTAAAATCTTGGGAACTGTTTTAGTGACACCCAGATGAATACAGTACATGATACCAAACGGGTCCTGCTCCCCGCAATGATATTTAATGGGATAAAATATACAGAGAGGGATTCAGCATCTCGGCAGTTTCGCCGGAAACTGCACTCCGTGCAGTCGGCCATTCTCGGTCTTTTTTCTGGCCAACTTTGATAATCCCTTTCGTTCATATTGTGGAACTAGTTGGAATGCAGTCTTGCGGCTTGAAATAATGTTAATTAGTTACCAATTTTTATGCGAtccaagcacaaaaaaaaaaatattcaaaattggTTCAGAACAACACACTGgatcaaaagtcaaaacctagtaaaatcaaattttgatttgtttttgtgcTTGGATCATATATTAAACGGTACTTAACTAGCACAGTTTCTATCCACGCTTGTTCATTTAgatctaaaaaatgaacgaaaCGGATTATCGAAATCAGCCGGCAAGGAGCCGGAAAACAGTTTCCGGCAAAACCGCCGAGAAGCTGACTCCTTTTGAAATCCGGTTGTCCCTCTAACGGTAACTACAGTAGATACCAATAGTGCCTTTGGGAGGACACGTGGACGGCTGAGATCACTGCATCCATGTCAGTTGTTTCCATTGCCAGAGTTGGGCCCCGGTTTGATTGCTGAGATGGGTCTGATGGGGGTCTGAGAATTTTCACGTGGAAGAACTGAGAGGGAAGTTAACACGTCTTCTTCTATGGTACAACCCTTTTTTCGGAGGATTTCTATGGTAGTACAATTTTTGACTCGATTTgggtacttctttttttttatttttaaaatcagcAATTTGGACACATAAATTTTTGAGACAGAAGAAATCTATAGTTGCGGAGCCAATGTAAGCCCACCGGGGTACGGCCCCCctacaattttctttttgttatttgaATCGAATCATTTATTGCTTTTTATTTAGTTTAATTAACTTGTCCAAATAAGCAGACATAAAGGATATTCTatttaataattgaaaaaatatggtGAACATTATAGTATTATCTAACTTAGGCCCTGTTCtaaaaactttcttaaaaaataagcagcttattttacattttcaaactccaaaataaagtaaatgaaaaaataatttttcaatttttttgcatcgtataaaagatctcatcgtgATCttctaaacaagatccatattgcatatttttagatttaaataaactcataaattttgagcttgaaattgtctttttaaaaaataaaattttttttttgttccgaaacggagccttattCAAGATTCGTAATACGTGAGTGAATAAAACGCTGcttcaaaatctgaaaattccCATTTGTTTCTCATGATGTAACACGCAAGACGCTATCGTATTGTCCGAAAAGCA encodes:
- the LOC131311580 gene encoding remorin 4.2 isoform X2 translates to MRSIEDKGCLNIAPVQENSGKFEFHKGNTPNRGFGKPAPSKWDDAQKWLVNLSRGPEPKSERPRDSNADDRRLIAPVPKNDDYSSGGEDVNGMQFEGETKNVDCEEPVWRVNKRNPNAAVVRSICVRDMGTEMTPIASQEPSRNGTPIRIMSPNRSPSSSESSTPVRTLERVVESSRGNGVAAAEGRGEGGRGSGGGGSTFDEFRGSPAKNSEQVEKGNSALEIRAAAWDEAERAKYTARFKQEEVKIQAWENHEKRKAEMEMRRMEVKAERLKARAQERLANKLAATRRIAEEKLANAEAKLNEQAVRTSERADYIRRTGRLPSSFSFKLPSCCW
- the LOC131311580 gene encoding remorin 4.2 isoform X1 is translated as MRSIEDKGCLNIAPVQENSGKFEFHKGNTPNRGFGKPAPSKWDDAQKWLVNLSRGPEPKSERPRDSNADDRRLIAPVPKNDDYSSGGEDVNGMQFEGETKNVDCEEPVWRVNKRNPNAAVVRSICVRDMGTEMTPIASQEPSRNGTPIRIMSPNRSPSSSESSTPVRTLERVVESSRGNGVAAAEGRGEGGRGSGGGGSTFDEFRGSPAKNSEQVEKGNSALEIRAAAWDEAERAKYTARFKQEEVKIQAWENHEKRKAEMEMRRMEQVKAERLKARAQERLANKLAATRRIAEEKLANAEAKLNEQAVRTSERADYIRRTGRLPSSFSFKLPSCCW